TGGCCTAATGAAAACGAAGACTACACACCCCTCCTCCTGAAATAATCCAACCAATTATCGTatcaaaaataatcaaaaagcTGGAACAAAGTATTCATATTAGAAATCTTGAAATAAGCAGTCCGATAGACAATAGATTACTCATTCAGGAACCCAAAGCCGGCGACTACGTACAAAATCTGGTCAagtgctggagaattttatcCATATGTATGGTGCAGACAATGTAAGACCCGCCGTATAACTTAGCATTTAAAGGTGGCGAGGCAGTCTATAGATTGGATCACGAGATGACCGGAAGGTACTCACTGATGGGATGCTTGCAGGGATTGGTGGTGAATATCTCCTGGAAGTAGGGGCTGCAGATGGCCAGGACTATCTTGTGGGCATGGAGGAGCTTTCCGTCGCAGGCGAGGGTCACGTCCACCAGGTCGCCGCGGTCGTAAAGGTTCTGGAAGCCGCTGGCGATGTTGTCCTGGAAGTTTTTCCAGCACAGCTTGAACTCGTCGTCCATGGCGGATGCTCGCCGATTTCCAGGGGGGACGGGGACTTGTCTTTTCCAAACTCAGTTCCAATTACAATTCCAATTCCGGAATGTAATTTACTCGCACAGACTTCTTCGATTCTCGTGCGAATCTGTTTTTTATGGCTTTTGTTTATCCGCTTTGCTCGTGATTCGTTCACGGGCCAAAAATCACAAATCACGCCTTCTCACGCACTCTGCTACTCGTCGctctcttgtttttatttgttttccgtCAAAGTTGCTACTTAATCCGCGTTCACGCGCACACGATCTCGAGTCGTTCGCGTCCACAGGCGCATTGATTTTGATTTGGGCTCTAATTAACACAGTGtgatttaaacatttttatcgGAAAGCGTGAAAAGCAGCGACGCTGTTTACGTTCCGGCTGATAATGAACGCACCGCCCCGCGCCCCCTTGCCCACCCATGGGAGCTGTGAAAATGTGGATTTTTGGGGGAAACCACGAATGGTCACTCTGGGCAGTaaacaaaagtaaataaaaatatttggttttcTTAAATCCTGTTGTATCATTTATCAACAGTAGTAAAATATAAAGTACCTAATAAAATTAGATTATTGGTCTATACTGTTGCTCTAagtgtaaaaaatattttatgtaacCAACCTTAGCCTTACCTACCCCTAATTGTGGGTAATTTACAATATTTACAATACATATTGTTTATTATCTTAAaagataattttaataaaagtcCTGACTCATTTTacttacaaaatataaaagaatatatGATATTTTATGGATACTTTGAACCGTTTTTCAAACTGGGCGCTCTAGAGCGGAGCGCTTAAATCGATACTTCGATAAGCGACCCTTAACAATTGAACTTTAAGCGCCAAACGACAGAGCATTGAAAACGGTTTGCCCTGATAAGCGCTTATCTTAATTGGTTTGTTGGTCTCCGCGTTCCGGTTATATCCGAAAGGCAGTGTGCGCTTTGCTCATAGTTCTGGGCTCTCTTCCACCTGGTTCATGCAGCCCGTTGGGAACTACAACTTGATAGCGGACCTGCCCATGGTGTCATAAATAACccactttacattttaaacaaaaagagAATAAAAGTAACGGCGCTGCTTATCAATAAGCCATGATTCGTTTGCACGCCACAGGTGCACACATACGCATTCCTCGTCAATTGGCCACCAAATTGATTTGCCTGATTTAGTGCTCAAAGAACTTTCAGCAAATTGGCCCACTCGCGAGGAGAATCAGTCAAGAGTATACCATAATGGGTTGTTGTTTTAGTAAGTGATCTTCAGATATCTGCATAAACAAAAGCGACTAATAAGCGGTGTGTTTACAGGCACAGGCAAATCGGTAGACCTTCCTCCGGTTCCTCCTGCTCCGGGAAAACAGCGCTCCACTTTGCCGGAATTTCCTGTCGCCGGATCGGTGACCACCACAGCTCCTGGAGGATCTGGACCCGGAGGCGCTACCAATGCGGCCCTAGAGGATGACTAGACCGGGTTTAAATCAACCGAAAAACGATTACGTCGAGGGAAAAGTGTAAATTGCCAAATGGCAGATTGGATCATGAGTCACGATCCCATGGCTGTGGGATTTTCCAGTTACGCATACCCTGtagttattatttttagtaaATATACATTCTGTATTACTTGACAGTTAATCTTATTgctaaattaaataaaaactttaataaaaTTGGATAAGTATCTGTTTTTGTGCTAGTCAACAATTTAACTGCGCGCCACAAGTGGCATTTTCCAACACTGCCGAAGAATGGTATTTTTCAGTATATTCAAAACGGCCTTACCATTCTCCGCCAGCACGTGTGTGCGGTTGTTTTTGTGGTTtaactattatttttaacGATTTTATACGTTAAATAGGGGAATATAATATAAAGTATAAAATCAGAATGGCCATTCAACCCAACCGGCGGAAAAGGAAGCACCAGGAGGCAGATGGGGAGCAGCAGGAGGAAGGCGAAGTGGAGGTACCCAAGAAACTGGCCAAGGAATCCGACACGCCAaagaaatcgaaaaaaaagaataaaccTGAGGGAATATTAGATGAAACCACGCCGGAAACAAATGGAACCGAGTCTGCAGACACCACTCCCTCgaaaaaaaaggtaaaaaagCCGAAAACCACCCAAGAAAATGAGGAGCAACAGGTGGAAGTGGAGCAGACCGAATCTCCCTCCAAGAAGCACAAGAAACGGAAGGATGTACAGCAGGATGAGGATGAAATAAGTCCAGACTCCGGCATTGAGCCGGAAGAGACTAGCATTCGTTTTCCCAACGACTTCAAGATGATGCATTTTCGCACCAAGCTGCGCAgtaataattttattacagGTGGGTAAAGGCATTCAAAAATCATATAACCCCTAATCCTTTGATTATAAATTCCAGAGCTGCGACACTTCCTGCATATGTGCGCCACCACCCGACCAAAACTGCCGGCCAAGTACATA
This region of Drosophila subpulchrella strain 33 F10 #4 breed RU33 unplaced genomic scaffold, RU_Dsub_v1.1 Primary Assembly Seq354, whole genome shotgun sequence genomic DNA includes:
- the LOC119560470 gene encoding uncharacterized protein LOC119560470, producing the protein MGCCFSTGKSVDLPPVPPAPGKQRSTLPEFPVAGSVTTTAPGGSGPGGATNAALEDD